From the genome of Streptomyces sp. NBC_01341, one region includes:
- a CDS encoding S1 family peptidase, with translation MTFKRFAPLGSLSRRARLIAATSGLVTAVALAAPTAVAQAASDTVTKAELSSASSAVRGADIAGTAWYTDASTGKVVVTVDSTVSAAEIATIKKSVADSGAKADVKHTDGTFNKLIAGGQAIYAGGGRCSLGFNVRSGSTYYALTAGHCTEIGSTWYTNSGQTTLLGTRAGTSFPGNDYGLIRHSNSAAADGRVYLYNGSYQDITSAGNPSVGQSVRRSGSTTGVHSGTVTGLNATVNYGGGDIVSGLIQTNVCAEPGDSGGPLFSGSTALGLTSGGSGNCSSGGTTFFQPVTEALSAYGVSVF, from the coding sequence GTGACCTTCAAGCGCTTCGCCCCCCTCGGTTCGCTCTCCAGACGCGCTCGCCTCATCGCCGCGACCTCAGGTCTGGTCACCGCCGTGGCGCTTGCGGCCCCCACCGCCGTGGCCCAGGCCGCATCGGACACCGTGACGAAGGCGGAACTCAGCTCGGCCAGCTCGGCCGTGCGCGGCGCCGACATCGCCGGCACCGCCTGGTACACCGACGCGAGCACCGGCAAGGTCGTCGTGACCGTCGACAGCACGGTCAGCGCCGCCGAGATCGCCACGATCAAGAAGTCGGTCGCCGACTCGGGCGCGAAGGCCGACGTCAAGCACACGGACGGCACGTTCAACAAGCTCATCGCGGGCGGCCAGGCCATCTACGCCGGCGGCGGACGCTGCTCGCTGGGCTTCAACGTCCGCAGCGGCAGCACCTACTACGCGCTGACCGCCGGGCACTGCACCGAGATAGGCAGCACCTGGTACACCAACTCGGGCCAGACCACCCTGCTCGGCACCCGGGCCGGCACCAGCTTCCCGGGCAACGACTACGGGCTGATCCGGCACTCGAACTCGGCTGCCGCCGACGGCCGTGTCTACCTCTACAACGGCAGCTACCAGGACATCACCTCCGCCGGCAATCCCAGCGTGGGGCAGTCCGTCAGGCGCAGCGGTTCCACCACCGGTGTCCACAGCGGCACGGTCACCGGTCTCAACGCGACGGTCAACTACGGTGGCGGTGACATCGTCTCCGGTCTGATCCAGACCAACGTCTGCGCCGAGCCCGGCGACAGCGGCGGCCCGCTCTTCTCCGGTAGCACGGCACTCGGCCTCACCTCGGGCGGCAGCGGCAACTGCAGCTCGGGCGGCACCACGTTCTTCCAGCCCGTCACCGAGGCGCTGAGCGCCTACGGCGTCAGCGTCTTCTAG
- a CDS encoding carbohydrate ABC transporter permease: protein MSLRTGRTARAGQYTALLCYLVFLAFPFLWLISTAFKPARELGSLHPTWIPRDPTLDNFRQAFDEQPLLRAAANSLTAALCAALIAVVIATPMAYVMARHRGRMATAATGWVVISQAFPFVLVIIPLFLVLKNLHLINSLWGLILVYVVWSLPFALWMLAGYVRAVPPELEEAAAVDGAGKARTLLSVTAPLLAPGIVATALFAFITAWNEFFFALVLLKTPEKQTLPVVLTHFLGAEGVADLGPLAAAAFLATLPSLVLFAVIQKRITGGLAAGAVKH from the coding sequence ATGAGCCTCCGTACGGGCAGAACCGCGCGCGCCGGCCAGTACACCGCGCTCCTGTGCTACCTCGTCTTCCTGGCGTTCCCCTTCCTGTGGCTGATCTCCACCGCCTTCAAACCGGCCCGCGAGCTGGGGTCACTGCACCCCACCTGGATCCCCCGGGACCCGACCCTGGACAACTTCCGGCAGGCCTTCGACGAGCAGCCGCTGCTCAGGGCCGCGGCCAACTCGCTCACCGCCGCGCTCTGTGCGGCGCTGATCGCCGTGGTCATCGCCACACCCATGGCCTATGTGATGGCGCGTCACCGGGGACGCATGGCCACGGCCGCCACCGGGTGGGTCGTGATCAGTCAGGCGTTCCCCTTCGTCCTGGTGATCATTCCGCTCTTCCTCGTCCTCAAGAACCTGCACCTGATCAACTCCTTGTGGGGGCTGATCCTGGTGTACGTCGTCTGGTCGCTGCCCTTCGCGCTGTGGATGCTGGCCGGCTACGTACGTGCCGTGCCGCCCGAACTCGAGGAGGCGGCGGCGGTCGACGGCGCAGGGAAGGCGCGCACCCTCCTGTCCGTCACCGCACCGTTGCTGGCCCCCGGGATCGTCGCCACGGCGCTGTTCGCGTTCATCACCGCGTGGAACGAGTTCTTCTTCGCCCTCGTCCTCCTCAAGACACCGGAGAAGCAGACCTTGCCGGTCGTACTCACCCATTTCCTCGGCGCGGAAGGGGTGGCCGACCTCGGACCCCTCGCCGCCGCCGCGTTCCTCGCCACCCTGCCCTCACTCGTCCTCTTCGCGGTCATCCAGAAGCGGATCACGGGCGGTCTGGCGGCCGGGGCGGTGAAGCACTGA
- a CDS encoding sirohydrochlorin chelatase, whose translation MPSPVLLVVAHGSRDPRHAATVHALTARVRSLRPGLRVETGFLEFNAPSVPRVLERMASEGADEVVALPLLLTRAFHAKTDIPAVLHEARTRLPRLRITQAGVLGPSPLLNAALEQRLAEAGLSPADRSTTGLVLASAGSTDPEASAVIAEIARELRHTGWCAVRPAFASAVTAEGFSGTADVVRSLRADGVGRVAVAPYVIAPGRLPDRIAAGAEETGADVLAGVLGPSPALARLLLARYDEARVAVQGSMSA comes from the coding sequence ATGCCTTCACCCGTGCTCCTCGTCGTCGCCCACGGCAGCCGTGACCCGCGGCACGCGGCGACCGTGCACGCGCTCACCGCGCGGGTACGGTCGCTGCGGCCCGGTCTGCGTGTGGAGACGGGCTTCCTGGAGTTCAACGCCCCGTCCGTGCCCCGGGTCCTGGAGCGTATGGCCTCGGAGGGGGCGGACGAGGTCGTCGCGCTCCCGCTGCTGCTGACCCGCGCCTTCCACGCCAAGACGGACATTCCCGCCGTGCTGCACGAGGCACGGACCCGGCTCCCGAGGCTGCGGATCACCCAGGCGGGTGTCCTCGGCCCGTCCCCCCTGCTGAACGCGGCGCTGGAGCAGCGGCTCGCCGAAGCGGGACTTTCGCCCGCCGACAGGTCCACGACCGGGCTCGTCCTGGCGTCGGCGGGTTCCACGGACCCGGAGGCGAGCGCAGTGATCGCTGAAATCGCGCGGGAGCTGCGGCACACCGGTTGGTGCGCCGTGCGGCCTGCGTTCGCCTCCGCTGTGACTGCCGAGGGCTTCTCGGGTACCGCCGACGTGGTGCGCTCGCTCCGGGCCGACGGCGTCGGCCGGGTCGCTGTGGCCCCGTACGTGATCGCCCCCGGCCGTCTTCCGGACCGGATCGCCGCGGGCGCGGAGGAGACGGGGGCCGATGTGCTGGCCGGAGTACTGGGACCGTCCCCCGCGCTCGCCCGGCTGTTGCTCGCCCGGTACGACGAGGCGCGCGTCGCGGTGCAGGGGTCGATGAGCGCCTAA
- a CDS encoding S8 family peptidase: MATHKRTRSLKLTASITAVAAAAGVTLFTTQFAGAAPAPATGTVYGADAASAVSGSYIVMLDEKADKAELAQEYGGKLRRTYSSAINGFSASGLSDTEAKRLAADPAVAKVVQNKKFHIDATQDNPPSWGLDRIDQAETAGDGAYTYPDAAGDGVTAYVIDTGVRVTHTDFEGRATSGFDAVDNDDDANDGNGHGTHVAGTIAGAAHGVAKKAEIVAVRVLDDAGSGTTEQVVAGIDWVTANHKGPSVANMSLGGGADPALDAAVQKAVASGVTFAVAAGNESSDAGEGSPSRVPEAITVASSTKDDEQSSFSNFGSVVDIYAPGSDITSAWNESDDATNTISGTSMATPHVVGAAAVYLGGHPDATPQAVATALTGGATSDAISNATEGTANKLLKIVE, from the coding sequence ATGGCAACTCACAAGCGCACTCGCTCGCTCAAGCTCACCGCGTCGATAACAGCCGTGGCGGCTGCCGCCGGCGTCACCCTCTTCACCACCCAGTTCGCGGGAGCCGCTCCGGCTCCCGCGACGGGCACCGTCTACGGCGCCGACGCGGCCTCGGCCGTCTCCGGCAGCTACATCGTGATGCTGGACGAGAAGGCCGACAAGGCCGAGCTCGCTCAGGAGTACGGCGGCAAGCTGAGGCGCACCTACAGTTCCGCCATCAACGGGTTCTCCGCCAGCGGCCTTTCGGACACCGAGGCCAAGCGCCTCGCCGCCGACCCGGCGGTGGCCAAGGTCGTCCAGAACAAGAAGTTCCACATCGACGCCACGCAGGACAACCCGCCGTCCTGGGGTCTGGACCGGATCGACCAGGCCGAGACCGCCGGGGACGGCGCCTATACCTATCCGGACGCCGCCGGTGACGGCGTCACCGCCTATGTCATCGACACCGGTGTCCGTGTCACCCACACCGACTTCGAGGGCCGGGCCACCTCGGGCTTCGACGCCGTGGACAACGACGACGACGCCAACGACGGAAACGGACACGGCACACACGTGGCCGGGACCATCGCCGGTGCCGCGCACGGCGTCGCCAAGAAGGCCGAGATCGTGGCCGTCAGGGTGCTGGACGACGCGGGCTCGGGAACGACCGAGCAGGTCGTCGCCGGCATCGACTGGGTCACCGCGAACCACAAGGGGCCGTCCGTCGCCAACATGAGCCTGGGCGGGGGCGCCGACCCGGCACTCGACGCCGCGGTGCAGAAGGCCGTCGCCTCCGGTGTCACCTTCGCGGTGGCCGCCGGCAACGAGTCGAGCGACGCGGGGGAGGGTTCGCCCTCCCGGGTCCCGGAGGCCATCACGGTCGCCTCGTCCACGAAGGACGACGAGCAGTCGTCGTTCTCCAACTTCGGCTCCGTCGTGGACATCTATGCCCCCGGCTCGGACATCACGTCCGCCTGGAACGAGAGCGACGACGCCACCAACACCATCTCCGGGACGTCCATGGCGACCCCGCACGTCGTCGGCGCGGCCGCCGTGTACCTGGGCGGACACCCGGACGCGACTCCCCAGGCGGTAGCCACCGCGCTCACCGGGGGCGCCACCTCGGACGCCATCAGCAACGCGACCGAGGGCACGGCCAACAAGCTCCTGAAGATCGTCGAGTAG
- a CDS encoding aminoglycoside phosphotransferase family protein, which produces MDEMRAREVLTAAGLPGGAELLALGENAVFADGDVVIKVGRDATHHPELRDRAAREVAVARWLAASGVPAVRAAEPDARLVEGHPVTLWHRLPDAVRPPLPRDLAPLLTQVHALPAPEDFTLPRRELLGGVERWLRLAGDAIDPADADYLRGRRDGFAKAAAALAPHLAPGPIHGDALPRNVHIGPDGPVLVDLETFSADLREHDLVVLALSRDRYGLPADAYDDFTEAYGWDVRAWEGCAVLRGARETASCAWVSQHAAVNPRALTEFRRRVASLREDDPEVRWYPF; this is translated from the coding sequence ATGGACGAGATGCGCGCACGCGAGGTTCTGACCGCCGCCGGACTGCCGGGCGGCGCCGAGCTCCTCGCGCTGGGCGAGAACGCGGTGTTCGCCGACGGTGACGTGGTGATCAAGGTCGGCCGGGACGCGACCCACCACCCGGAGCTGCGGGACCGGGCTGCGCGTGAAGTGGCCGTGGCCCGCTGGCTGGCCGCGTCCGGCGTGCCGGCCGTGCGTGCCGCCGAACCGGACGCCCGGCTGGTGGAGGGGCACCCGGTGACGCTCTGGCACCGGCTGCCGGACGCCGTACGCCCGCCGCTGCCGCGCGATCTGGCGCCGCTGCTCACGCAGGTGCACGCCCTGCCCGCACCCGAGGACTTCACGCTTCCGCGCCGCGAGCTGCTCGGCGGGGTCGAGCGCTGGCTGCGACTGGCGGGCGACGCGATCGACCCCGCCGACGCGGACTACCTGCGGGGCCGGCGCGACGGTTTCGCCAAGGCAGCGGCTGCCCTGGCCCCCCACCTGGCACCGGGCCCCATTCATGGCGACGCCCTCCCCCGGAACGTCCACATCGGCCCCGACGGGCCGGTCCTGGTCGACCTGGAGACCTTCTCAGCCGATCTGCGCGAGCACGATCTGGTGGTCCTCGCACTCTCCCGGGACCGGTACGGCCTGCCCGCCGACGCCTACGACGATTTCACCGAGGCGTACGGCTGGGACGTACGCGCCTGGGAGGGATGCGCGGTGCTGCGCGGCGCACGCGAGACGGCGAGCTGCGCCTGGGTCTCCCAGCACGCCGCCGTGAACCCCAGGGCACTGACGGAATTCCGCCGCAGGGTGGCGTCACTGCGCGAGGACGACCCCGAGGTGCGCTGGTACCCCTTCTGA
- a CDS encoding ketopantoate reductase family protein, translated as MRYIIVGTGAVGGAIGGRLAEAGHEVVLVARGTQYAALRDGGLSLTTPEGTRTHRLPVVDGPAGLRLESHDVLVLAVKTQDATDALDAWSAAPVEGGGTAGERLPLICAQNGVESERLALRRFRRVYGCCVYLPASFVEPGRVVAAGAPLTGILHLGRYPSGTDDTVRAVAADWEKARLEAPVVPDVMRWKYAKLLSNLANAIEAATGVLDSPEGRALFGRARAEGRAVLRAAGIEATGSEEQEAARGGRIRFDPFDGSERRGGSSWQSLTRGTGTIEADYLNGEIALLGRLHGVPTPVNDVLRRTANTFARERRPAGSMTVAELTALADAES; from the coding sequence ATGCGCTACATCATCGTGGGAACGGGAGCCGTGGGCGGCGCCATCGGCGGACGGCTGGCCGAGGCGGGCCACGAGGTGGTACTCGTCGCGCGCGGGACGCAGTACGCCGCTCTGCGGGACGGCGGGCTCAGCCTCACCACACCCGAGGGAACACGTACGCACCGTCTCCCCGTCGTCGACGGGCCGGCCGGGCTGCGCCTGGAGAGCCACGACGTCCTCGTCCTCGCGGTGAAGACTCAGGACGCCACCGACGCGCTCGACGCCTGGAGCGCCGCCCCGGTGGAGGGCGGCGGGACCGCGGGGGAGCGCCTGCCCCTGATCTGCGCGCAGAACGGTGTCGAGAGCGAGCGGCTGGCCCTGCGCCGCTTCCGCCGTGTCTACGGCTGCTGCGTCTACCTTCCCGCGAGCTTCGTCGAGCCCGGCAGGGTCGTCGCCGCCGGAGCCCCGCTCACCGGCATCCTGCACCTCGGCCGCTATCCGTCCGGCACCGACGACACCGTGCGAGCGGTCGCCGCTGACTGGGAGAAGGCCAGGCTGGAGGCGCCGGTCGTCCCCGACGTGATGCGCTGGAAGTACGCCAAGCTGCTGTCCAACCTCGCCAACGCGATCGAGGCAGCCACCGGTGTGCTCGACAGTCCCGAGGGACGCGCCCTGTTCGGCCGCGCGCGGGCGGAGGGGCGGGCGGTGCTCCGGGCCGCCGGTATCGAGGCCACCGGGAGCGAGGAGCAGGAGGCGGCGCGCGGCGGCAGGATCCGCTTCGACCCCTTCGACGGCTCCGAACGGCGCGGCGGGTCGTCCTGGCAGAGCCTCACCCGGGGCACGGGGACGATCGAGGCCGACTACCTCAACGGTGAGATCGCCCTCCTCGGGCGGCTGCACGGTGTCCCGACGCCCGTCAACGACGTCCTGCGGCGCACCGCCAACACCTTCGCCCGCGAGCGGCGCCCGGCCGGGTCCATGACCGTCGCGGAACTCACCGCGCTGGCCGACGCGGAGTCCTGA
- a CDS encoding ABC transporter substrate-binding protein — protein sequence MRLPTTAAVLATAFALLLSGCSGDGGGGADADGTVRLSFQSLAWQKESVEANRQLVQEWNAAHPDIQIDYVQGSWDNVHDQLLTSFEGGEAPDIIHEASDDLADFAYGGYLADLRALLPGRLTEDIPEQSWATTTFGGGVYGVPFLQEPKVLIANKEILDSSGVRIPTPEKPWSWTEFRQVTAELTGKGRYGVAWPLKEPVSVTLNLGLSAGGQLFHRGADGTVEIRFGEGDGVMPRTVRDQVGSDGSAARTALGMGGSDTLPGLFGGRYAMVPLGFSYRQQVVEQAPEGFEWTVLPTPSGSGGLAQGVSPQTLSVAQDSPHKKEAAQFIDFMLRPDNMVRLAKGDWMLPTGTRALADPALHVAENGWATGTALARALRPAPAQSVRGYPEWKDKVATPALQEYYSGAIGAEELRKRLVEDGNRVLDRYQR from the coding sequence ATGCGGCTCCCCACGACGGCCGCGGTGCTCGCCACCGCGTTCGCTCTCCTGCTCTCGGGCTGCTCCGGCGACGGCGGAGGCGGCGCGGACGCCGACGGCACGGTCCGGCTCAGCTTCCAGTCGCTCGCCTGGCAGAAGGAGTCCGTGGAGGCCAACAGGCAGCTCGTCCAGGAGTGGAACGCCGCCCACCCGGACATCCAGATCGACTACGTCCAGGGCAGCTGGGACAACGTCCACGACCAGCTGCTCACCTCCTTCGAAGGCGGCGAGGCGCCGGACATCATCCACGAAGCCTCCGACGACCTCGCGGACTTCGCGTACGGCGGCTACCTCGCCGACCTGCGCGCCCTCCTGCCCGGCAGGCTGACCGAGGACATCCCGGAGCAGTCCTGGGCGACCACCACCTTCGGCGGCGGCGTCTACGGAGTCCCGTTCCTCCAGGAACCCAAGGTCCTGATCGCGAACAAGGAGATCCTCGACTCCTCGGGCGTACGGATCCCGACCCCCGAGAAGCCGTGGTCCTGGACCGAGTTCCGGCAGGTGACCGCCGAGCTGACCGGGAAGGGGCGGTACGGCGTCGCCTGGCCGCTCAAGGAACCGGTCTCCGTCACCCTCAACCTCGGCCTGTCGGCCGGCGGGCAGCTCTTCCACCGCGGCGCGGACGGCACGGTGGAGATCCGCTTCGGCGAGGGGGACGGGGTCATGCCGCGTACGGTCCGCGACCAGGTCGGCTCCGACGGCAGCGCGGCGCGGACGGCTCTGGGCATGGGGGGCTCGGACACGCTCCCCGGATTGTTCGGCGGCAGGTACGCCATGGTCCCGCTGGGCTTCTCCTACCGCCAGCAGGTCGTCGAGCAGGCGCCCGAGGGCTTCGAGTGGACAGTCCTCCCCACACCGTCGGGCAGCGGCGGGCTCGCCCAGGGCGTCAGCCCGCAGACCCTCTCGGTCGCGCAGGACAGCCCGCACAAGAAGGAAGCCGCGCAGTTCATCGACTTCATGCTGCGCCCGGACAACATGGTGCGCCTGGCCAAGGGCGACTGGATGCTGCCGACCGGGACCCGGGCGCTCGCGGACCCGGCCCTGCACGTGGCGGAGAACGGCTGGGCGACGGGGACGGCCCTGGCCCGCGCGCTGCGCCCGGCTCCCGCGCAGTCGGTGCGCGGTTACCCCGAGTGGAAGGACAAGGTGGCCACCCCCGCGCTGCAGGAGTACTACAGCGGGGCCATCGGCGCCGAGGAGCTGAGGAAGCGCCTGGTCGAGGACGGCAACCGGGTGCTCGACCGCTACCAGCGCTGA
- a CDS encoding ABC transporter permease, which produces MASTDTKADDLAGLEAGLDALDAVQVRRTPAREILLNKVLPPVTAVVLVVLVWQLLVWAKVTDDYKLPPPAAVWDSLTDMWAQGTLLEVIWTSVSRGLLGFVMAVAIGTPLGLLVARVRVVRAAIGPILSGLQSLPSVAWVAPAIIWLGLDDKTMYAVILLGAVPSVANGLVSGVDQVPPLFLRAGRTIGATGLRGTIHIVLPAALPGYLAGLKQGWAFSWRSLMAAEIIASSPDLGLGLGQLLENGRNNFDMPGIFLAILLILFVGIAIDLLIFSPLERRVLRSRGLLVKS; this is translated from the coding sequence ATGGCCAGCACTGATACGAAGGCCGACGACCTGGCAGGTCTCGAAGCGGGCCTCGACGCGCTCGACGCCGTGCAGGTGCGCAGGACGCCGGCCCGCGAGATCCTGCTCAACAAGGTCCTGCCGCCGGTCACCGCGGTCGTCCTCGTGGTCCTGGTCTGGCAGTTGCTCGTCTGGGCGAAGGTCACCGACGACTACAAGCTCCCGCCGCCGGCTGCGGTCTGGGACAGCCTGACCGACATGTGGGCGCAGGGCACACTCCTGGAGGTCATCTGGACCAGCGTGTCGCGTGGTCTGCTCGGCTTCGTGATGGCTGTCGCGATCGGTACACCGCTCGGTCTGCTCGTGGCCCGGGTGAGGGTGGTCCGGGCGGCGATCGGCCCGATCCTGTCCGGGCTGCAGTCCCTGCCGTCGGTGGCGTGGGTGGCCCCGGCCATCATCTGGCTGGGCCTGGACGACAAGACGATGTACGCGGTGATCCTGCTCGGTGCCGTCCCGTCCGTGGCCAACGGTCTGGTCTCGGGTGTCGACCAGGTGCCGCCGCTGTTCCTGCGCGCGGGCCGCACGATCGGGGCGACGGGACTCCGGGGGACGATCCACATCGTGCTGCCGGCCGCGCTGCCCGGCTATCTGGCGGGCCTCAAGCAGGGCTGGGCGTTCTCCTGGCGTTCCCTCATGGCCGCCGAGATCATCGCTTCCTCGCCCGACCTGGGCCTGGGGCTCGGCCAGTTGCTGGAGAACGGCCGGAACAACTTCGACATGCCGGGGATCTTCCTGGCCATCCTCCTCATCCTGTTCGTCGGCATCGCGATCGACCTGCTGATCTTCAGCCCGCTGGAGCGGCGCGTCCTGCGCAGCCGCGGTCTCCTGGTCAAGAGCTGA
- a CDS encoding 3'-5' exonuclease, whose amino-acid sequence MSWHQERLVGFDLETTGTDPSEARIVTAAVVAVDSRHGEPVRSGTWLADPGIRIPEQASAIHGISSERAAAEGRPVREVADEIAGTLVEYWREGVPVVAYNAAFDLTLLSAELRRHGLPSLGDRLGGREVGPVIDPYTIDRAVDRYRKGKRTLEAVCVEYGVVHGGAHDAAADALAAVRVAYAIAERHGSVAALPTAELHERQIAWYADWAADFQEFLRRKGTADAVIDGRWPLREPAAATAS is encoded by the coding sequence ATGAGCTGGCACCAGGAGCGCCTGGTCGGTTTCGACCTGGAGACGACGGGCACGGACCCGTCGGAGGCCCGGATCGTCACCGCCGCGGTCGTCGCGGTGGACAGCAGGCACGGCGAGCCGGTCCGCAGCGGCACCTGGCTGGCGGACCCCGGCATACGGATTCCCGAGCAGGCTTCCGCCATCCACGGCATCAGCAGCGAGCGGGCGGCGGCGGAGGGCCGCCCGGTGCGCGAGGTGGCGGACGAGATCGCGGGGACGCTCGTGGAGTACTGGCGCGAGGGTGTGCCCGTGGTGGCCTACAACGCGGCGTTCGACCTGACGCTGCTCTCCGCCGAGCTGCGGCGCCATGGTCTGCCGTCCCTGGGTGACCGGCTGGGCGGCCGGGAGGTCGGACCCGTCATCGACCCGTACACCATCGACCGCGCCGTCGACCGGTACCGCAAGGGCAAGCGCACCCTGGAGGCGGTCTGCGTGGAGTACGGCGTGGTGCACGGCGGGGCGCACGACGCGGCCGCCGACGCGCTGGCGGCGGTGCGCGTGGCCTACGCGATAGCGGAGCGGCACGGCTCGGTCGCCGCCCTGCCGACGGCCGAGCTGCACGAGCGTCAGATCGCGTGGTATGCGGACTGGGCCGCCGACTTCCAGGAGTTCCTGCGCCGCAAGGGCACGGCTGACGCGGTGATCGACGGCCGCTGGCCGCTGCGGGAGCCGGCCGCGGCGACCGCCTCCTGA
- a CDS encoding DUF1697 domain-containing protein, whose translation MSTMYAALLRGVNVSGHRRVPMAELRTLLGELGHEDVATYLQSGNAVFRSATGDENTLAAGLQRAIEERFGFPVDCLVRSGAYLAAVADGCPFPAAELEPKQLHVTYFDQPVDAARYAPLDAEAFLPEEFRVGERALYLYAPEGLGRSKLAVALGRPALNRGLVATSRNWNTVVRLVEMTRD comes from the coding sequence ATGAGCACGATGTACGCGGCGCTGCTGCGCGGGGTCAACGTCAGCGGCCACCGGCGGGTCCCCATGGCGGAACTCCGCACGCTGCTCGGCGAACTGGGCCACGAGGACGTCGCGACGTACCTGCAGAGCGGCAACGCCGTGTTCCGCAGCGCGACGGGCGACGAGAACACCCTGGCCGCCGGGCTCCAGCGGGCGATCGAGGAACGGTTCGGCTTTCCTGTCGACTGCCTCGTGCGCTCGGGCGCCTATCTCGCGGCGGTCGCGGACGGCTGTCCCTTTCCCGCCGCCGAGCTGGAACCCAAGCAGCTGCACGTCACCTACTTCGACCAGCCCGTCGACGCCGCCCGTTACGCCCCGCTCGACGCCGAGGCGTTCCTCCCCGAGGAGTTCCGGGTGGGTGAGCGGGCCCTGTATCTGTACGCACCCGAAGGGCTCGGCCGCTCCAAGCTGGCCGTCGCGCTGGGCCGCCCCGCGCTCAACCGGGGCCTCGTGGCGACCAGCCGCAACTGGAACACCGTGGTCAGGCTTGTGGAGATGACGCGTGACTGA
- a CDS encoding carbohydrate ABC transporter permease produces the protein MALATATTRSGRKVPQEGPRVRRRRDAATWFLVLPALIPILILSVGPLLYGIALAFTDAQSGRTRSTQFIGVLNFQDLLHDGLFWESFRIGLLWAVGVTVPQFVLALGLALLLDANLRMRWLARALAIIPWAMPEVVVGIMWRLVYNPDAGILNETIRDLGLGDGRDWLTGLATALPAVIVVGVWAGMPQTTVALLAGLQNTPHELHEAAALDGAGAWRRFRTVTWPALRPVALAISALNFIWNFNSFALVYVLTSGGPGGRTRLPMLFAYEEAFRYGQFGYAAAMGCVMVAVISVILAVHLVGRLRGGEDA, from the coding sequence ATGGCACTGGCGACCGCAACGACGCGGTCCGGGCGCAAGGTCCCCCAGGAGGGGCCGCGCGTGCGCCGGAGGCGGGACGCGGCGACGTGGTTCCTGGTACTGCCCGCGCTGATCCCGATCCTGATCCTGAGTGTCGGCCCCCTGCTCTACGGCATCGCACTGGCCTTCACGGACGCGCAGTCGGGGCGTACCCGCTCCACGCAGTTCATCGGCGTCCTCAACTTCCAGGACCTGCTGCACGACGGCCTGTTCTGGGAGTCCTTCCGGATCGGGCTGCTGTGGGCCGTCGGCGTCACGGTGCCGCAGTTCGTCCTCGCCCTCGGCCTCGCACTGCTGCTCGACGCGAACCTCCGGATGCGCTGGCTGGCCAGGGCGCTGGCGATCATCCCGTGGGCGATGCCCGAGGTGGTCGTCGGCATCATGTGGCGTCTCGTCTACAACCCCGACGCGGGCATCCTGAACGAGACGATCCGCGATCTCGGGCTCGGGGACGGCAGGGACTGGCTGACCGGCCTCGCCACCGCCCTGCCCGCCGTGATCGTCGTCGGCGTCTGGGCCGGCATGCCCCAGACCACCGTCGCGCTCCTCGCCGGACTCCAGAACACCCCGCACGAACTCCACGAGGCGGCCGCCCTGGACGGGGCCGGCGCGTGGCGCCGTTTCCGGACCGTCACCTGGCCCGCCCTCAGACCGGTGGCGCTCGCCATCAGCGCCCTCAACTTCATCTGGAACTTCAACTCCTTCGCCCTGGTCTACGTCCTGACCAGCGGCGGCCCCGGCGGACGAACCCGGCTGCCGATGCTCTTCGCCTACGAAGAGGCGTTCCGCTACGGACAGTTCGGCTATGCCGCCGCCATGGGATGCGTGATGGTCGCCGTCATCTCGGTGATCCTCGCGGTCCACCTCGTCGGCCGGCTCAGGGGAGGCGAGGACGCATGA